A single region of the Leptotrichia massiliensis genome encodes:
- a CDS encoding alpha/beta fold hydrolase, protein MEKQYFESFDNKKIPYLFFESKREKYKNNVVIFHGMMEPVDRYTEFGEFLASNGYNVFVMEIRGHGELKEDEIGDFGKNGIKAVFKDIDNFFEKILSKVGATPSNTTILGHSMGTLIGMQWGIKNKYKYFILSAFPLKNQLSAVGGNLATLLERIIFRKISAFNKIFEKWNSAFEPNTTKFDWLTRDETENKKYEDDELCGYPVTPKFFSGIFSMMGFINRNYKKLDNHAKILAIYGTEDRVVDIPYISKIFNTLRKKKRRINILENKNGRHESLNETNKHEIYDEILKWLNAKDF, encoded by the coding sequence ATGGAAAAACAGTATTTTGAAAGTTTTGATAATAAAAAAATTCCTTATTTATTTTTTGAATCAAAAAGAGAAAAATATAAAAACAATGTTGTGATATTTCACGGAATGATGGAGCCTGTCGATAGATATACTGAATTTGGGGAATTTTTAGCTTCAAATGGATACAATGTGTTTGTTATGGAAATTCGAGGACATGGTGAATTGAAAGAGGATGAAATTGGAGATTTTGGAAAAAACGGAATAAAAGCTGTCTTTAAAGATATTGATAACTTTTTTGAAAAGATTTTAAGCAAAGTTGGAGCAACTCCAAGTAATACAACAATTTTGGGACATAGCATGGGTACCCTTATTGGAATGCAGTGGGGAATAAAAAATAAATACAAATACTTCATTTTATCAGCTTTCCCTTTAAAAAATCAATTATCAGCCGTTGGTGGAAACCTTGCCACTCTTTTGGAAAGAATTATTTTTAGAAAAATTTCTGCATTTAACAAAATTTTTGAAAAATGGAATTCAGCATTTGAGCCAAATACAACTAAATTTGACTGGTTAACAAGAGATGAAACTGAAAATAAAAAATATGAAGATGACGAACTTTGTGGTTATCCTGTCACACCAAAGTTTTTTTCTGGAATTTTTTCTATGATGGGATTTATCAACAGAAATTACAAAAAATTAGATAATCATGCAAAAATACTCGCCATTTATGGAACTGAGGACAGAGTAGTTGATATTCCATATATTAGTAAAATTTTTAATACATTAAGAAAGAAAAAAAGAAGAATAAATATTCTTGAAAACAAAAACGGGCGACATGAATCGCTTAATGAAACAAATAAGCACGAAATTTATGATGAAATTTTAAAGTGGCTAAATGCAAAAGATTTTTAA
- the folD gene encoding bifunctional methylenetetrahydrofolate dehydrogenase/methenyltetrahydrofolate cyclohydrolase FolD gives MKGDTARTDLVVKAMTIIDGKALSEKVLKEIEKEHSELEKKVGRKAGLAVIIVGENPASQIYVRNKIRACEKVGFHSETIRLDENITEENLLLEIEKLNNNSNIDGILVQLPIPKHIDGLKIINAISAEKDVDGFHTTNIGKMMIGDETGFLPCTPAGVVHMFEEYNINLEGKDVLVIGQSNIVGKPMTLLLIKKRATVQVCNSKTKNLSEKLQKADVVVAAAGSPKLIKAIDVKEDVVVIDVGINRVDGKLCGDVDFEEVSKKASFITPVPGGVGPMTIAMLIKNTFKSYKQKNR, from the coding sequence ATGAAAGGAGATACTGCTAGAACTGACTTAGTGGTAAAAGCTATGACTATAATTGACGGAAAGGCACTTTCAGAAAAGGTTTTGAAAGAAATTGAAAAGGAGCATAGTGAGCTGGAAAAAAAAGTTGGAAGAAAAGCTGGACTTGCAGTAATTATAGTAGGAGAAAATCCCGCTTCGCAAATTTATGTAAGAAATAAAATAAGAGCATGTGAAAAAGTAGGATTTCATTCTGAAACAATTAGGCTTGATGAAAATATTACAGAAGAAAATTTACTTTTGGAAATTGAAAAATTGAATAATAATAGCAATATAGATGGAATTCTGGTACAATTGCCGATTCCAAAACATATTGACGGATTGAAAATTATAAATGCAATTTCAGCCGAAAAGGATGTGGACGGGTTTCACACAACAAATATTGGAAAAATGATGATTGGAGATGAAACAGGATTTTTACCTTGCACACCAGCTGGAGTAGTTCACATGTTTGAGGAATACAACATTAATCTAGAAGGAAAAGATGTCCTTGTAATTGGACAGAGCAATATCGTAGGAAAACCAATGACACTCTTACTTATAAAAAAACGTGCAACAGTTCAGGTATGTAATTCAAAAACAAAAAATCTGTCTGAAAAGTTACAAAAAGCTGATGTAGTTGTAGCAGCTGCAGGTTCTCCAAAATTGATAAAGGCAATAGATGTAAAAGAAGATGTTGTTGTAATCGATGTTGGAATAAATCGTGTGGATGGAAAATTGTGTGGGGATGTGGACTTTGAGGAAGTTTCTAAAAAAGCCTCATTTATAACCCCAGTTCCTGGCGGTGTTGGTCCAATGACAATAGCAATGTTAATAAAAAATACATTCAAATCTTATAAACAAAAAAATAGATAA
- a CDS encoding redox-sensing transcriptional repressor Rex produces the protein MKLKKMEISERVVQRLTEYLSILKEARKQDNEINSIELAKIMNTTSAQVRKDLSTFGEFGVRGKGYDIDNLIEIITKILGIDKINHVIIVGHGKMGEMISSNLDVLGEGFKIVGIFDKDKNKIGKTTANNLIVQDIQNVDEFIKNMKKEFNIKIDTAILAVVKEQAQIAAEGLVKNGICAILNMTTYKLELNEKVRVVDMDISAKLQELNFWRLNNTN, from the coding sequence ATGAAATTAAAAAAAATGGAAATTTCTGAAAGAGTTGTACAAAGATTGACAGAATATTTATCTATTCTAAAAGAAGCTAGAAAACAGGATAATGAAATAAATTCAATCGAGCTTGCTAAAATTATGAACACCACTTCTGCTCAGGTACGTAAGGATTTATCTACATTTGGCGAGTTTGGTGTCCGAGGAAAAGGCTATGATATTGATAATTTGATAGAAATTATTACAAAAATTCTAGGAATTGATAAAATTAATCATGTTATAATTGTAGGACATGGTAAAATGGGAGAAATGATTTCCTCAAATCTTGATGTTCTAGGTGAAGGATTTAAAATTGTTGGAATATTTGATAAGGATAAGAATAAAATTGGAAAAACGACTGCTAATAATTTAATCGTTCAGGATATACAAAATGTTGATGAATTTATAAAAAATATGAAAAAAGAGTTTAATATAAAGATAGACACAGCTATTTTGGCAGTTGTAAAGGAGCAGGCACAAATCGCTGCGGAAGGGCTTGTAAAAAATGGAATTTGTGCGATACTTAATATGACTACTTACAAATTGGAACTAAATGAGAAAGTTAGAGTTGTAGACATGGATATTTCTGCAAAATTACAGGAATTAAATTTTTGGAGATTAAATAATACAAATTAA
- a CDS encoding adenine phosphoribosyltransferase has translation MKIEEKEKIEKLIRSVKDFPEKGVIFRDITTALKDKEGLEIVIKDFTDRYKDKGIDYVVGADARGFIFGAAIAYNIGAGFVPARKPGKLPAEVESVEYSLEYGKNSIEIHKDAFGKGSKILIVDDLLATGGTAKAMAQLVEKLEAEVYELAFMIELSDLGGRDFLKGYEVYSQLKY, from the coding sequence ATGAAAATAGAAGAAAAAGAAAAAATAGAAAAATTAATCCGTTCAGTAAAGGATTTTCCTGAAAAAGGAGTAATTTTTAGAGATATTACAACAGCGTTAAAAGATAAAGAAGGATTAGAAATTGTTATAAAAGATTTCACAGACAGATATAAAGATAAAGGAATAGACTACGTGGTAGGAGCTGACGCAAGAGGCTTTATTTTCGGAGCTGCAATAGCTTATAATATTGGAGCAGGTTTTGTTCCTGCAAGAAAACCTGGAAAATTACCAGCAGAAGTGGAAAGTGTAGAATATTCATTAGAATACGGAAAAAATAGCATTGAAATTCACAAGGATGCCTTTGGAAAAGGTTCAAAAATATTAATAGTGGATGATTTGCTAGCTACAGGAGGAACAGCCAAAGCTATGGCTCAGCTGGTAGAAAAACTAGAAGCAGAAGTATATGAATTAGCTTTTATGATAGAATTGTCTGATTTAGGAGGCAGGGATTTTCTTAAAGGTTATGAAGTTTACTCGCAATTAAAATATTAA
- the fmt gene encoding methionyl-tRNA formyltransferase has product MKTIFMGTPEFATPSLEVVFKNTNLQLIFTKEDKINARGNKIIFSPVKQFGIDNDVEIIQPKKMKDEEVINKIKEINPDLIVVVAYGKILSKEIIDIPKYGIINVHSSLLPKYRGASPIHSAILNGDTETGVSIMYIEEGLDSGDVILKEYCEITEDDTLGTLHDKLKDLGATGLAKALKLIENEEVQAEKQDDSKATLVKPITKEQAKINWNNTKEVIYNQIRGLNPFPSAHTSNEKGENIKIYKSEKIEKKYEDEIENGTIVEIINKKGPVVKVANGGILILEAKFEGKKLQKGVDIINGRKMVIGEKLLYSNSSSK; this is encoded by the coding sequence ATGAAGACAATATTTATGGGAACGCCAGAATTTGCAACACCAAGTCTGGAAGTTGTATTTAAAAATACTAATTTACAGCTTATTTTTACAAAAGAGGATAAAATAAATGCCAGAGGAAATAAAATTATATTTTCTCCCGTAAAGCAGTTTGGAATTGACAATGATGTTGAAATTATTCAGCCAAAAAAAATGAAGGATGAAGAAGTTATAAACAAAATTAAAGAAATAAATCCTGATTTAATCGTGGTTGTGGCTTATGGAAAAATTTTGTCAAAAGAAATAATTGATATTCCAAAATATGGGATAATAAACGTGCATTCTTCACTTTTGCCGAAATATAGAGGAGCTTCGCCTATTCATTCTGCTATTTTAAACGGAGATACAGAAACAGGCGTGAGCATAATGTATATTGAGGAAGGGCTTGATTCTGGAGATGTGATTTTAAAGGAATATTGTGAAATTACAGAAGATGATACGCTTGGAACTCTGCACGATAAATTGAAGGATTTGGGAGCCACTGGACTTGCAAAGGCGTTGAAACTGATTGAAAATGAGGAAGTTCAGGCAGAAAAGCAGGATGATAGCAAAGCCACTTTAGTAAAGCCAATTACAAAGGAGCAGGCAAAAATCAACTGGAATAACACAAAAGAAGTTATTTACAATCAGATTCGAGGATTAAACCCATTTCCATCGGCACATACTTCCAACGAAAAAGGTGAAAACATAAAAATTTACAAAAGTGAAAAAATTGAAAAAAAATATGAAGATGAAATAGAAAATGGTACAATTGTTGAAATTATCAATAAAAAAGGGCCTGTTGTAAAAGTTGCAAATGGGGGAATATTGATTTTGGAGGCAAAATTTGAAGGGAAAAAACTTCAAAAGGGAGTAGATATTATTAATGGACGTAAAATGGTAATTGGAGAAAAATTATTGTATAGCAATTCTAGTTCAAAATAA
- a CDS encoding NUDIX domain-containing protein: MEEIRPRIRVAGILIEDNKILLIQHYKNNKKYWLIPGGGNDWGETAKEALIREYKEETNMDIEVDEFLFLSETIFPNKERHILNLFFKIHRINKNNDVIKLGEEAILTDLKFVTKEELQTMIIYPDIKENLLKLMNAKKIETYLGSLWND; this comes from the coding sequence ATGGAAGAAATCAGACCACGAATACGTGTGGCAGGCATTCTCATAGAAGATAATAAAATTCTATTAATTCAGCATTATAAAAATAATAAAAAATATTGGCTTATTCCTGGTGGAGGAAACGACTGGGGTGAAACTGCAAAAGAAGCTTTAATACGAGAATACAAGGAAGAAACAAATATGGACATAGAAGTCGATGAATTTTTATTTCTTTCAGAAACAATATTTCCTAATAAAGAACGCCACATTTTAAATTTATTTTTTAAAATACACCGAATTAACAAGAATAATGATGTTATTAAATTAGGAGAAGAAGCTATTCTCACAGATTTAAAATTTGTAACAAAAGAGGAGTTACAAACGATGATAATTTATCCAGACATCAAAGAAAATTTGTTAAAATTAATGAACGCCAAAAAAATAGAAACTTATTTAGGAAGTTTATGGAATGACTAA
- the recG gene encoding ATP-dependent DNA helicase RecG, with protein MKTYNLLYENLENLKIKGVTKTNIPKFRKLGVFTLYDLLYFFPRAYENRSNHKKIGEILADEFVILQGTVVNVANQYIKAGRTMFRAVLSDDSGMVELVWFNNRFVKNGIHIGDEITVYGKVRKTVKFQLVNPEYKKIKQASFDMQKQKQILPIYPSTESLRQQAIRKVMENALMDYGYLLQENLPKEFLQKEKLLGRKEAVLNIHFPENEEKQSKARKRFMLEEILLLEMGILQNRFSVDKANKNLYKLEDNKSLVSKFIKGLDYDLTKAQKRVIKEIYSELKAGKIVNRLIQGDVGSGKTIVSFIMLLYMVENNYQGVIMAPTEILATQHYLGIVDEFMNLDIRVELLTGSVKGKKKEKLLNEIKEGLVDIVIGTHSLIEDNVIFKNLGLIVIDEQHRFGVTQRKLLRDKGNLANLIVMSATPIPRSLALTIYGDLDVSIIDELPAGRSPIKTKWIQNEIDRQKMYNFMEKKMKDGRQVYIVSPLIEESESLNVKSAQETYEEYISIFPNRKIGLMHGRQTYKEKQTVMEQFKNHELDILVSTTVIEVGVNVPNASIMVIRDAQRFGLSSLHQLRGRVGRGKYQSYCFLESETTNEISVKRLEVMEETTDGFKIAEEDLKLRNSGEILGTRQSGVSDMLFTDIVKNVKEIKFVRDFVMEYLKKNDGKIENEFLKMDIYKKFFSDETK; from the coding sequence ATGAAAACATATAACTTGCTTTATGAAAATTTAGAAAATTTGAAAATAAAAGGAGTTACAAAAACAAATATTCCAAAATTCAGAAAATTGGGAGTTTTTACACTTTATGATTTGCTTTATTTTTTCCCGAGAGCTTATGAAAACAGGAGTAATCATAAGAAAATAGGAGAAATTTTGGCAGATGAATTTGTGATTTTGCAAGGAACAGTTGTGAATGTGGCTAATCAGTATATAAAAGCTGGAAGAACTATGTTTAGGGCAGTTTTGAGTGATGATAGCGGAATGGTTGAGCTTGTGTGGTTTAATAACAGGTTTGTGAAAAACGGGATTCATATTGGCGATGAGATTACAGTTTATGGGAAAGTGAGAAAGACTGTAAAATTTCAGCTTGTGAATCCTGAGTATAAAAAAATCAAGCAGGCTAGTTTTGATATGCAGAAACAAAAACAGATATTACCCATTTATCCGTCTACAGAATCGCTTAGACAGCAGGCAATCAGAAAAGTTATGGAAAATGCCCTAATGGATTACGGATATTTGTTGCAGGAAAATTTACCAAAGGAATTTTTGCAGAAGGAGAAACTGCTTGGAAGAAAAGAGGCAGTTTTAAATATTCATTTTCCAGAAAATGAGGAAAAGCAGAGCAAAGCACGAAAAAGATTTATGCTGGAGGAAATTTTGCTTCTGGAAATGGGGATTTTGCAAAATCGTTTTAGTGTTGACAAGGCAAATAAGAATCTTTACAAACTTGAGGACAATAAAAGTCTTGTGAGCAAATTTATAAAGGGTTTGGATTATGATTTGACAAAAGCACAGAAGCGTGTAATAAAGGAGATTTATTCTGAATTAAAGGCTGGAAAGATTGTAAATAGGCTGATTCAGGGGGACGTTGGTTCTGGAAAGACTATAGTTTCGTTCATAATGCTTCTTTATATGGTTGAAAATAATTATCAAGGCGTAATTATGGCACCGACAGAAATTCTTGCCACACAGCATTATCTGGGAATTGTAGATGAATTTATGAATCTTGACATACGAGTGGAACTTTTGACTGGAAGTGTGAAGGGAAAGAAAAAGGAAAAATTACTGAACGAGATAAAAGAAGGACTTGTTGACATAGTAATCGGAACACATTCTCTAATTGAGGACAATGTGATTTTCAAAAATCTTGGGCTGATTGTAATTGATGAACAGCACAGGTTTGGGGTAACACAGCGAAAACTTTTACGTGATAAGGGAAATCTTGCCAATTTAATTGTTATGAGTGCCACTCCGATTCCACGTTCGCTTGCACTTACAATTTATGGAGATTTGGACGTGTCAATTATTGATGAGTTGCCTGCTGGAAGAAGTCCGATTAAGACAAAATGGATACAAAATGAAATTGACAGACAAAAAATGTATAACTTTATGGAAAAGAAAATGAAAGATGGACGGCAAGTGTACATAGTGTCGCCATTAATTGAGGAAAGTGAGAGCCTGAATGTAAAATCAGCACAGGAAACATACGAAGAATACATTTCAATTTTTCCAAATAGAAAAATCGGACTTATGCACGGACGGCAAACTTACAAGGAAAAGCAGACAGTTATGGAACAGTTTAAAAATCACGAACTTGATATTCTTGTTTCCACAACAGTAATCGAAGTTGGAGTAAACGTTCCAAATGCCTCAATTATGGTAATCCGTGATGCTCAAAGATTTGGACTTTCTTCACTTCATCAGCTACGTGGAAGAGTTGGCCGTGGAAAATACCAGTCCTACTGCTTTTTAGAATCCGAAACAACAAATGAAATTTCAGTAAAAAGACTGGAAGTTATGGAAGAAACAACAGATGGATTTAAAATTGCAGAAGAAGATTTAAAGTTACGTAATTCAGGAGAAATTTTAGGAACAAGGCAAAGTGGAGTATCTGATATGCTTTTTACGGACATTGTAAAAAATGTGAAGGAAATCAAATTTGTACGTGATTTTGTAATGGAATATTTGAAAAAGAATGATGGGAAAATAGAAAATGAATTTTTGAAAATGGATATTTATAAGAAGTTTTTTAGCGATGAAACAAAGTAA
- a CDS encoding DMT family transporter, with the protein MKQYLADFGLLFVGIFWGLGFVFVKIGLNTGVDPFYLSAVRFLVGGIILYGIFFRKVGRFTKKDILAGVNVGIFQFFGYAFQTYGAMLTTASKNAFFTSINVIIVPYIFWFLHKKRPDIFAFLASVICVMGVAVISFDRKMNLANLNFGDILTIISAIFFAGQIATNGYFSKKVEPLKLVIMQMFVAGILFVINIFIFSDTSKIQKPAGMMLIAIIYLTIFSTAIPTVLQTFCQKYTTSTRASILMSTESLFAPLFAFFILSERLSLRVAVGAGLVLFAVLVSETKLGFKKIEE; encoded by the coding sequence GTGAAACAGTATTTAGCAGATTTTGGGCTGCTTTTTGTAGGGATATTTTGGGGACTTGGGTTTGTATTTGTGAAGATTGGGCTGAATACAGGAGTTGATCCGTTCTATTTGTCAGCAGTTAGATTTCTTGTTGGAGGGATTATTCTTTACGGAATTTTCTTTAGGAAAGTCGGTAGATTTACGAAAAAGGATATTTTGGCTGGAGTAAATGTTGGAATTTTTCAGTTTTTTGGATATGCCTTTCAAACTTATGGAGCAATGCTCACGACTGCTAGTAAAAATGCCTTCTTTACATCAATTAATGTTATAATTGTGCCTTATATTTTTTGGTTTTTGCACAAAAAGCGCCCTGATATTTTTGCATTTTTGGCTTCGGTTATTTGTGTAATGGGAGTTGCTGTGATAAGTTTTGACAGGAAGATGAATCTTGCAAATCTTAATTTTGGTGATATTTTGACAATTATAAGTGCGATATTTTTTGCAGGGCAAATTGCTACGAATGGATATTTCAGTAAAAAAGTTGAACCTTTAAAACTTGTCATTATGCAGATGTTTGTAGCGGGAATATTGTTTGTGATAAATATTTTTATCTTTTCAGATACGAGCAAAATTCAAAAGCCTGCTGGAATGATGTTAATTGCAATAATTTATTTAACAATCTTCTCAACAGCCATACCAACAGTATTACAGACATTCTGCCAAAAATATACAACTTCAACAAGAGCTTCGATACTAATGTCAACAGAATCGCTTTTTGCTCCACTTTTTGCATTTTTTATACTAAGTGAAAGATTATCACTAAGAGTGGCAGTTGGGGCTGGACTGGTGCTTTTTGCAGTGCTTGTGTCGGAAACAAAATTGGGATTTAAGAAAATTGAGGAATAA
- a CDS encoding hemolysin family protein, producing MEEKRILLDVILLLVLLFLTSFLSAAESALSSLKQIHLKSDSKEKEKTKESELLKFWLENPNELLTTLLFIKTITYSSMVFSGTYLIKKLYKDNLYIGISFFVLIISILLFSEMIPRLIARNNIYGVSKTLIIPLNALRIALKPLIRLFIYISRFIVGLFKIKVKNQMFEITEDEILTFLKAGTESGVFEEGEEEMITSIFEFSETTVKEILTPRRDVFALEAESKIDDVWNEILDQGFTRIPIYTETIDKIVGTVHMKDLLRYDKQTGENPPIKDFMKEAYFVPITKSLIELLEEFKLKQLHMAIVIDEYGGTQGIVTIEDLLEEIVGEIRDEFDQEEENIQQIREKIFDIKGDTPIEEVNDKLEIEIPLSEEYDTISGYIQDKLGKVADVFDQVKDKNFILKVTDMDNKRVERVRAIIIEQEEEKEK from the coding sequence TTGGAAGAGAAGAGGATTTTGTTAGATGTTATTCTATTATTGGTTTTGTTGTTTCTTACATCGTTTCTATCTGCGGCTGAATCAGCATTATCATCGTTAAAGCAAATTCATTTGAAAAGTGATTCAAAGGAAAAGGAGAAAACGAAAGAAAGTGAATTGTTAAAATTTTGGCTTGAAAATCCAAATGAATTACTTACGACATTGTTATTTATAAAAACAATCACATATTCATCTATGGTTTTTTCAGGAACTTATTTAATAAAAAAACTATATAAAGACAATCTTTATATCGGAATTTCGTTTTTTGTGTTAATTATTTCTATTCTTTTATTTTCTGAAATGATTCCAAGATTAATAGCCAGAAATAATATTTACGGTGTTTCCAAAACTTTAATAATTCCATTAAATGCATTGCGAATTGCACTAAAACCATTAATAAGGCTATTTATATATATTTCAAGGTTTATTGTCGGATTATTTAAGATAAAAGTAAAAAATCAAATGTTTGAAATAACAGAAGATGAAATTTTGACATTTTTAAAGGCCGGGACAGAAAGTGGTGTGTTTGAAGAAGGCGAAGAGGAGATGATTACCAGTATTTTTGAATTTTCTGAAACAACAGTCAAAGAAATACTTACACCTCGAAGAGATGTGTTTGCACTTGAAGCAGAAAGCAAGATTGACGATGTATGGAATGAAATTCTAGATCAAGGTTTCACACGTATTCCTATTTACACTGAAACAATTGATAAAATTGTAGGAACAGTTCATATGAAAGATTTACTACGTTATGATAAGCAAACTGGAGAAAACCCTCCAATAAAGGATTTCATGAAAGAAGCCTACTTTGTTCCTATTACAAAATCGTTGATTGAGCTGCTAGAAGAATTTAAGTTAAAGCAGCTTCATATGGCAATAGTTATTGACGAATATGGCGGAACGCAGGGAATTGTAACGATTGAAGACTTGCTGGAGGAAATTGTGGGAGAAATAAGAGATGAATTTGATCAGGAAGAAGAAAATATTCAGCAAATTCGTGAAAAAATATTTGATATAAAAGGAGATACACCTATTGAAGAAGTAAACGATAAATTGGAAATAGAAATTCCCTTGTCTGAGGAATATGATACTATTTCAGGATATATCCAAGATAAATTAGGGAAAGTTGCCGATGTTTTTGATCAGGTAAAGGATAAAAATTTTATATTAAAAGTTACAGATATGGATAATAAGCGTGTCGAAAGAGTAAGGGCAATTATTATTGAGCAGGAAGAAGAAAAAGAAAAATAA
- the accB gene encoding acetyl-CoA carboxylase biotin carboxyl carrier protein → MRDKIKFIEKLAESMNENKIESLKYEDNNFEVSLTKKRKERNVIFSSTMAQPVAANVQQEAETQEVAVSVETVATPEEISGTKITSPMVGTFYASPSPTAGPFVKEGDSVTEGQTLCIVEAMKLMNEVKSTVSGKVKKILVKDKDGIKKGQTLMIIE, encoded by the coding sequence ATGAGAGATAAAATTAAATTTATTGAAAAATTAGCTGAAAGTATGAATGAAAATAAAATTGAGTCATTAAAGTACGAGGATAACAATTTTGAAGTTTCATTAACAAAAAAAAGAAAAGAAAGAAATGTTATTTTTAGCAGTACAATGGCTCAACCTGTAGCGGCAAATGTTCAACAAGAAGCAGAAACGCAGGAAGTAGCTGTATCAGTTGAAACAGTAGCCACTCCTGAAGAAATTTCAGGAACAAAAATTACTTCCCCAATGGTTGGAACTTTTTATGCCTCACCATCTCCAACGGCTGGTCCATTTGTAAAGGAAGGGGATTCTGTAACAGAAGGACAAACACTTTGTATTGTTGAAGCAATGAAACTTATGAATGAAGTAAAATCAACAGTTTCAGGAAAAGTGAAAAAAATATTGGTAAAAGATAAAGATGGTATAAAAAAAGGACAAACATTGATGATTATTGAATAA
- the def gene encoding peptide deformylase, translating to MKIVLYGHPTLREKSEKVDVVDDNIREILDEMVALMRKANGVGLAANQVDIAKRFFVLEHEGVVKKVINPEILEFSEEIADMEEGCLSIPGVFKKVNRPAKIKVKYLNENGKEVIEELDEMWARAFQHEFDHIEGILFTDKLSVMNKRLVAKKLDVLKKDFAKGRIYRDLD from the coding sequence ATGAAAATAGTTTTATACGGACACCCAACTTTACGTGAAAAATCAGAAAAAGTTGACGTAGTTGATGATAATATAAGAGAAATTTTAGATGAAATGGTTGCTCTTATGAGAAAAGCCAATGGAGTGGGACTTGCTGCAAATCAGGTGGATATTGCCAAAAGATTTTTTGTGCTGGAACACGAAGGAGTTGTAAAAAAAGTTATTAATCCAGAAATTTTGGAGTTTTCTGAAGAAATTGCAGATATGGAGGAAGGATGCTTGAGCATTCCTGGAGTTTTTAAGAAAGTAAACCGTCCTGCAAAAATTAAAGTGAAATATTTGAATGAAAATGGGAAAGAAGTCATTGAAGAACTCGATGAAATGTGGGCTAGGGCATTTCAGCACGAATTTGATCACATAGAAGGAATCCTGTTTACAGATAAACTTTCGGTTATGAATAAAAGATTAGTTGCTAAAAAATTAGATGTTCTAAAGAAAGATTTTGCAAAAGGCAGAATTTACAGAGACTTGGACTAA